The window CGACCGGTTTGGCGCGACATGGCGCGCGGTTGGCGCCTACAACGCGACGACACCCGCCAAGCAGCTCAGATATGCCAATCAGATCTACACGCGGTGGCAATCGCTGCAGCGCGCAGCATTGCCTTGATTTCTCTCTGATCTAACGAGTTCAAAACCATGCGCACATTCCATCCATTCCACCGAGCAATGCTCATCTTCTACTTGCTGACTGGCCTTGGCGTGACCGTTGACGCCCAGGCGCGAACAGCGCCGGCCCAGGCCAAAGCAGCTACGGACTGGCAAGAAATGCCAGATGGCACTTGGCAGCGAATCGCCGATGCCAAGGGCGCTATGGAGCCGTCTCCTGAAGAAGGCTGGCAACTGCTCGGATCGACGCCGGCCTCACCGAGTAAATCAGCTCAAGTGCGATCGGGAGTCGCGACTGAAATGCCGAACGGTAAGCGTCCATCCGAAATCTCCCGCTCATCCGCGGCGCCTGTTGCGCCACCCGCACCGGCGGCTGATGCCTTCGTACTGGTCAAGGGCAAATCCATGCAGGCGCAACTGGAGGCGTGGGCGGCACGCGCGGGCTGGACAGTGGAATGGAATGTGCCGGACGGCTGGATCGTTCCCAACGATCAGCCTCTTGGTAACGACTTTGCGCGCGCCGCGCAACAGACGATCGAGCAGCTTGCTGCCAACGGTGCTGACGTGCAAGCGGACATTTGGAAAGGCAACCAGGTGATGGTGGTACACCAAGCAGGAGTAGGCGAATGAAAAACTGGAATCCTCAAATCAAGCCCCTGGTGATAGCACTGATCGCCGTAACTGCTCTGCAGGGTTGCGGCATTACGCAGGTACGTGAGAACCAAGCGGCAATCGTTTCGGACGCACAGGCCAAGCTTGACGGGGCACCTCGTAGCCGCCCGGTAGTCCGGATTCACGATGGATCTTGGCTGATGGGCGAGAAGATTCGCGCAAGCAAACCGCAGCCGGAGATTTTCAGCAAGCAGGTGGTGTTCAAGGGGTCGCTCGCTAGTCTCACTGAAGCGGCGGATTGGATCGCCCAGAACGTTGGCGTACGTGCCACCGTCGAAGCTTCGGCCGCCACTATCCCGCTCCAGATGGCCCGGTCCGGCTCCGGGAACCCGCCCCAACGCATGTCGGATTTGAACGGCCCCCTGCCATCGAGCTACGGCACTGGTGCGGCGCCACTCTCACCGACCGGCGCCGCAATCTCTGCTGGCACGACGGCGAGCGCGTCGGTCGCGCCACTGGTGTTGAGCTATACCGGCAACCTGCGCGGTTTCCTTGAAACGATTGACGCACACTGGGGCGTTTGGGATCGCTACCGCGACGGCACCGTTGCATTTTTCAAGACTGAAACGCGCACCTTTCCGTTGCCAGACCTGGGCGAAGTCGCCTCAATGAACGGCTCGATTTCGGCTAACTCAACTGGGGCGGCTGGCTCGGGATCGTCCGGCACGAGCACGGCATCGACGGGCACCGGTTCATCGAGCGGTTCCGGCAACGGCGGCCAGACAGCGACGCTCGCTGTGGTATCCGATCCGTGGCTGAATCTGGAGAAGATCGCCAAGACAATCGCCGGTGCAGATGCAACAGTGGTGGCCGACAAGCATCTCGGTTCGGTAACGGTCACAGCCACGCCGCCGCAATGTGATCGCCTTGAAGAATGGGTCAAGGGTCTGGACGCCATGTTCGGCAAACAGATCGGCATTGACGTGAAGATCTATGAAGTCCGGTTGTCGCAAGAAGACAACTACGGTTTGAATCTGTCGCTTGCTTACAAGTCCGGCAACGGCCATACCGGCGCGACATTCACTGGAGCTGGCGTTCCAAGCGTAACGAGCACGGCATCGCCAATGACCTTTGGCGCCACCATCGTCGGCGGCAAGTTGGACGGCACCAAGGCCGCGCTCCAAGCGCTGTCCACCTTGGGTAATGTCTCGCGGGTTCTGCAACGCGGTGGCGTCACACAAAACGGCAAGGTGCTTGCGCTGCAGGACGCGACGCTGCAGGACTTCGTGCAAGGCACGCAAACAACGCTAGCCAGCAACGTTGGCTCTACGACGGCTATTCAAACCTCTACCAACATCTCCGGCTTCACTGGCAATTTCCGGCCCAAGGTCATCAATGGCCGAATCATGATGGTCTTCGATATGACCATCTCGGAGCTTCAACCGCTGCAAACCTTTACTTCGGGCAGCAGTGCGAGCCAGTCGACCGTCCAACTGCGAACGATGCCTCTGGCGCGCTTCGAGCAGTCGGTGGGGCTCAGGCCTGGCGAAACGCTGGTACTCACTGGCATGCGCGAGCAATCCACAAGCACAACCAACAACGGTATCGGCTCGCCGTACATGCCGCTGCTGGGCGGTGGCGTCGATGCGCAGAAGAAGGACACGATGATCGCTGTCGTCATCACTGCGCGCCTGCTCTAACCAAGGGAAATTCCGACATGAACAGAACCCTCATGAATGTCTTGGCGAGTGCGCTGCTGGCCGCTATTGCGATTTCCGCGCGCGCGCAGAACGCTTCAGCACCGCAAGCTTCTCTGGCCAGTGCCGGCGCACAGCAAGGCACGTCGTCAGCTGTCAGCCCGGCCGCCGCCGCGGGCGCGCAGCTCGCTCAAGGTGCACGCAGCTCCGAGTCCGATGAATTGGCCAACCTGCAGAAGCAGATTCCGCTGTGGAAAGCACGTGCCGAAATCGCCAAGTACCAGGCCGAGGTCCGTAAATCGGAGCCGGCCGTGGGATTGGCCGCGCCGCTGCCGGCAGCAACCATGGCAGCAGCACAGGGGGCCGTCCCCGCAGCAGCACCGGCCGCATCCGCGCTTGCTGCAGGGCCGCGCGCGATTTCGCTGCACGCCTACGACGGCAAGTACACCGCGATGGTGGAGGTAAACGGCCAAGCCATCCCTGTACGCGCTGGCGACACGCTTGACGGCGGCTGGAAGGTCGCTGGCATTGACGACGCGGGCATCAAGATCGTCAACGGCAAGCGTGTGCGTATTCTGAGGCCCTAACCATGGCGCACGCACTTACCTTTTCCGGTGCGAAGGGTGCTTTTGCAATTGGTTTGTCGTGGCAGCACGAGGAAAACCTGCCAAAGGCACAAAGCTTGCGCAAGCTGGCACGTCAGCTCGGGCCCAACGTGCGATGGGGCGTAGCGTTCAAGAATGCGCACGGCACCTTTCAAAGTGCGCTGTGTGAACCGATTGCAGGCGTCAAACCGTCACGGGCCAGACCTCTAGCGGCCATTGTCGCCACTGCGCATCCGCAACCCTGGGCAGGCCTGTATCACCTGGGCGGCGAGCATTACTGGTACATCGCGGTACGCCAGGGGCAAGCCGTCATCGCCGGCGGCGATCAGGTTGGCACGATCAGCGAACTGGCTGCTATTCGCGCTTATCACCAATCGCTACCAGGCTGGACCGAGATCGAGGGCAATCTAGACGACTTGGCCAACCTTGCACGCCAGGCCACGAGCGTGCCGGCTCTACACGACGTGCAGTCTGGCTCCTGGCGGACTGCCGCGCTTGCCGTAACAGCAATTGCGCTTGTGGTGGGAACTGTCTTTGGCGGCTGGTACTTGTATGACCAACAGCAAGAGGCCGAACGCTTGGCGGCCCAGGCCCGCCAGAAGGCAGCGGCCGCGCGCAAAGCTGCTGCTGCCCAGCAACGCATCCAACCTTGGCTTCGCGAGCCCACGCCGGCGATGTTCTTCGAGGCCTGCCGGGCGGCCTGGCACGAGCAGGAGTTGGCCATGCGTGGCTGGACGCTCGCCAGTTGGCATTGCAAGCCCCGTCCTGGTAACGCCCCCGAAGCTGGCCGAATTTCCATCGAGACATCGTGGAACCGAGAAGGCGGCCTTGCAGCGGATGCGCCTGGCGCACTCTCGGCTGACGGGCAGTCGGCCAATCATTCTCGCGAGGCCTCCTCGCCTTTTGGGCCGCCGGCGAATATCGACGTGCTCCCCCTTACTGCCGCACGCAAGAACATCTGGATGCTCGCGCAGGAACATGGCTTGACTTTGCGCTTGACCGATCCACCGCCTCCGCCAGCGCAGGCCGACAAGGATGCGCCACCCCCCGATCCTTGGATTCAGGTGACGGCGAATTTTACGCTGGCCGCACCGCCCTGGTTGGATTTGGCCGCGGCTTTCGATGTAGTGCCGGGCCTGCGCGTAGTCGACCTGGGCTACGACGCGCGAGCTCAACAATGGACCGCCAACGGCACGCTTTACACCGCGCGAGGCGCGGCGCCTGTACACGGAGGAATTTGATGTTTGCCTTCCTGAACCGTTTTGTTCGCAAACCGGCGCGGCTCGATCCCGGCGCGGCTGGCCGTGGCGGTGCCGTGACAGCCACGGACAAGGCCAATCTGGTGCCCGAACCGCCCGAAGCGCTGGCACCCCACGTCGTCTATCCGCGAGTGTTTGGCCCGCGTTTTGAACAGATCGCAGTTGATCTGAATCTGCTCTCTACAGGCCAGGCCCAGGCACTGCGCCAGCGGGCAGCAGGGCAGGGTGGGTATGTCGAATACCTGGCTCCGACGTTTGGCCTATCGTCCGAACAGGTGCAACGTGTGCTGGCCGCGCAGGGTTTTGTCGTGCACGTGGATGCACGTCACTATGGCACCCCGCGCTTTCTAGCATGGGAAGCCGTGCTACGGCGCCTGGGTGCCACGCCCCAGGTCAGGAAAGCCTCCGCCCAGGACCTGGCGGCGCTGCGCCGGGAGTTGGCCAATGCCGGGCGGCTGGACGATACCGATCTACAGACCCTGGCCAAGGCGCGTCAACTGATCGCCGATGCTGCCGCAGTCGGCGCCTCTGACATTCACATCCTGGTGCGCGAGGACCACACCGAGGTCCAGATCCGCATCAAGGGCGATCTGTGGACAGTCGCCTCGATGTCGATGCGCCGCGAGGAAGGTGAGCGCCTGACGCGCTCTATGTATTCGGGCTTGGCCACCATCAAGGAGGACAGCTACAAGGCGCTGAACTTCCAGAATGCACAGATCACAGGTGAAGCGCTGCCCGGCACGGGGCTCACCTCTGTACGGATTATTCGAGGGCCATCATTTCCGGTGGAGTCCGGTGGCGGCTTCTTGGTTGCACGTTTGCAATATCGTGATCTTGCGGCGCAATCCGAGGGCTCCCCAGAAGTTGCGAAGCGCTTGGATTTGTGCACGCCCAAAGCGCCACCGGGCGCTTTCCGTTTGGGAGAGATGGGTTACACGCCGCTGCAGGTGGAACTC of the Ralstonia insidiosa genome contains:
- a CDS encoding toxin co-regulated pilus biosynthesis Q family protein — its product is MRTFHPFHRAMLIFYLLTGLGVTVDAQARTAPAQAKAATDWQEMPDGTWQRIADAKGAMEPSPEEGWQLLGSTPASPSKSAQVRSGVATEMPNGKRPSEISRSSAAPVAPPAPAADAFVLVKGKSMQAQLEAWAARAGWTVEWNVPDGWIVPNDQPLGNDFARAAQQTIEQLAANGADVQADIWKGNQVMVVHQAGVGE
- the pilP gene encoding type IV pilus biogenesis protein PilP gives rise to the protein MNRTLMNVLASALLAAIAISARAQNASAPQASLASAGAQQGTSSAVSPAAAAGAQLAQGARSSESDELANLQKQIPLWKARAEIAKYQAEVRKSEPAVGLAAPLPAATMAAAQGAVPAAAPAASALAAGPRAISLHAYDGKYTAMVEVNGQAIPVRAGDTLDGGWKVAGIDDAGIKIVNGKRVRILRP
- the pilO2 gene encoding type 4b pilus protein PilO2, translated to MAHALTFSGAKGAFAIGLSWQHEENLPKAQSLRKLARQLGPNVRWGVAFKNAHGTFQSALCEPIAGVKPSRARPLAAIVATAHPQPWAGLYHLGGEHYWYIAVRQGQAVIAGGDQVGTISELAAIRAYHQSLPGWTEIEGNLDDLANLARQATSVPALHDVQSGSWRTAALAVTAIALVVGTVFGGWYLYDQQQEAERLAAQARQKAAAARKAAAAQQRIQPWLREPTPAMFFEACRAAWHEQELAMRGWTLASWHCKPRPGNAPEAGRISIETSWNREGGLAADAPGALSADGQSANHSREASSPFGPPANIDVLPLTAARKNIWMLAQEHGLTLRLTDPPPPPAQADKDAPPPDPWIQVTANFTLAAPPWLDLAAAFDVVPGLRVVDLGYDARAQQWTANGTLYTARGAAPVHGGI
- a CDS encoding ATPase, T2SS/T4P/T4SS family; the encoded protein is MFAFLNRFVRKPARLDPGAAGRGGAVTATDKANLVPEPPEALAPHVVYPRVFGPRFEQIAVDLNLLSTGQAQALRQRAAGQGGYVEYLAPTFGLSSEQVQRVLAAQGFVVHVDARHYGTPRFLAWEAVLRRLGATPQVRKASAQDLAALRRELANAGRLDDTDLQTLAKARQLIADAAAVGASDIHILVREDHTEVQIRIKGDLWTVASMSMRREEGERLTRSMYSGLATIKEDSYKALNFQNAQITGEALPGTGLTSVRIIRGPSFPVESGGGFLVARLQYRDLAAQSEGSPEVAKRLDLCTPKAPPGAFRLGEMGYTPLQVELVSRLMHRPMGAVIVTGPTGSGKTTTLYEYTRERARLLPHDRLITIEDPTEYPMNWAIQLVTDSKSFPQMLTKTL